In Parus major isolate Abel chromosome 1, Parus_major1.1, whole genome shotgun sequence, the following proteins share a genomic window:
- the EXPH5 gene encoding exophilin-5 isoform X3 codes for MLQEGVRLHGVTEDANKRYDSSASPPSKVEEMATAEMCNSSMSAETSAHSFDTNQNETMEKSTLEWNEQLEKEIFSVLSDLDDQLAQEQTQDPLERTVSTSSASNVQSSSAFPISKRQTASRGQQRNDWRDMPSTFFPDGLRTLRAKDEHKIFIRPRKLHSAYINWHQTAFQEDCSYGDAVDGNPRLHRRRLSAVSFGRSSEGSLYPPSVTQNSGFRHKGCMNRDAAGRSYSVCSLRRCPSSISSDQLSASSLQHPLARESKNGFVPRLGRQNPKRIPLSSIVWNNTPDSSEQTPETMFRTQSLMEFHATDHGRYPSSLQETKKYPSYHSKHHYRRSISSSNCFSRVSCPDKAPSPLPFDNWENYPLYKSENNLSRSYYRDTSSHGKLYANQKNSYGRKDRYPSWADIPQCYSDEVFISPDASFEVFMANLNDHQWTHTKNAKFGSQRLQNNFHMYSPENTSIKRMTRSPNRNFSEFTEGCQPWLSSNSSVSSSGIRTDESVFPNSKDQPKHTGLNRNSVVVTQRSTKADFTHLEKAEGVKQPDEDTLLQSAPQQADTSYINAQNFTSNSPASAMWQRDVSLFNTVTSKRQTQATARGDAAKIYTSNSDKRNVEMKENDCPPSSVFSQPPCILPADGSRKEPFLPSQKEWEHNLHYAAQRESIKQDNWSVEALNKATSKRHSSLLNVTSALSTEKLANCQGLLSCPPECSSSFSQNSPQALSHKDNAKCLGTRMSSSVNCTATESQAEGGKTAEVSRTGVSKEISQKTLQNASTLITKDCNGKFTTSSPQNGYSENIYMHSFDGDPNTSENSLSYFCLEKGTEKMRSTSPCIRRFHKQDSSPRHTSSCSITGSPGRNSFKSSDPLVIYYTLPRKSASIAGSIMSETPISLPRESRTTYDCLRSETLHRADTSYSNQRDVSCLDPKCSFLTSASLNAATSDKDYCSPLTKHINDSVSSSTSVDLTDRCKHLSRRESSVFPDYKEGGNFLQKYKTTSTFTVCVDEDHVKYHELVSIYYTLPRRHSKTFCSLFRDNSEDADLPCPKENAQSPRIQNKKNEGHVSLENVFFPTTSEKEVPSYSSDQVSSVLVTPQNLRTAADSEEGNSHLSPSSEKSVSVVPNTKGNSAHLSLAENVLSDVATKEISFGGPQSMAVVAKSGKAISDASSSQKAEIHIKEKKEILQRTTPLMSTLSTPPKSGRHLENPLYSNSTNKNTVQKGSSENCSQPPKVNKKNLNSLFLRSREKSSLGRSGNAEHADVPLTPVEDVYRDSAQVKQRAGVLHRTAPLCNNKFSGLQLRADSSRKKENGLNFSSKVLPESPSKASQVSTVSSVNPLLQLDKVASTNTDEVKNSKIKKEQNSPSSHMGKVYSGFQESERHSEGNLNIKDKVPRVTQDQNITQSPEEENKLLSDCTRDKVKDIEKRKNRPSIKNKLAAVYKTSRKFSSKNLPPKPHISNIFSQNDGSATSLEVNMSLDSLISMDSHQPFLQLDNENQNHSLNSDKNTPRPRTADNKKPGNQNDPSLLVNTKRRPFTSSYNQREAISPQKTAVKVEDRPRLTTLFPDKAVTARNKNSQTLDLGLESKSQPISPSATTSYPLDEEKGRASSHVCAPPSPLLTDKNSNTYINSCLQADTCPEQNLTSQRVLGQRQNTSQPTGLENANLNSYQLRKSHVRSQRERHLSEGVCARDSLETSASGTNILPKDGIHGKRFKSYSELLSCDENENWASDDEKCYSTRNLMYPSVEFGIFGKEQQLAFLENIKRSLTEGRLWRPCLLNNPGAFRDTEGSSINRAELLSSSSAGSKMSSAASSPRELTDTYVEDPAAYSDSDSDTTTDDEYYLDEIDKESEL; via the coding sequence TTCTAAGTGATCTGGATGATCAGCTGGCCCAGGAACAAACCCAAGACCCTTTGGAAAGAACAGTTTCTACTAGCAGTGCATCAAATGTCCAAAGTAGCAGTGCATTCCCTATTTCAAAGAGGCAGACTGCTAGTAGAGGGCAGCAGAGAAATGACTGGAGGGACATGCCTAGCACATTTTTCCCAGATGGACTGAGAACACTAAGGGCCAAAGATGAACACAAGATATTCATCAGACCAAGGAAGTTACACAGTGCATATATAAACTGGCACCAAACAGCCTTTCAAGAAGACTGCAGTTATGGAGATGCAGTCGATGGAAATCCTCGTCTGCACCGCAGGAGGCTGTCTGCGGTTTCTTTCGGACGCTCTTCAGAAGGGAGCTTATATCCCCCTTCTGTAACACAGAACAGTGGATTTAGGCACAAGGGCTGTATGAACAGGGATGCAGCTGGCAGAAGTTATTCAGTGTGTTCCCTTCGGAGATGTCCATCATCAATATCTTCTGATCAGCTATCAGCATCTAGTTTACAACATCCATTGGCAAGGGAGAGCAAGAATGGTTTTGTACCCAGGCTTGGTCGACAGAACCCAAAGAGAATTCCTCTGTCTTCCATTGTTTGGAACAACACACCAGACTCTTCAGAACAAACTCCAGAAACAATGTTTAGAACTCAATCACTGATGGAGTTTCATGCTACAGACCATGGTAGATatcccagctctctgcaagAAACTAAGAAATACCCAAGTTACCACTCAAAACACCACTACAGAAGATCTATTTCAAGCAGTAATTGCTTTAGTAGAGTTAGTTGCCCTGACAAAGCTCCTTCTCCGTTGCCCTTTGATAACTGGGAAAACTATCCTTTatacaaatcagaaaataatctCTCTAGATCCTACTATAGAGATACCTCTTCTCATGGCAAGTTGTatgcaaaccaaaaaaattcttATGGAAGAAAAGACAGATATCCTTCTTGGGCTGATATTCCTCAGTGTTACAGTGATGAAGTGTTTATTTCCCCCGATGCCAGCTTTGAAGTGTTTATGGCTAATTTAAATGACCACCAGTGGACACATACAAAGAATGCCAAGTTTGGTTCACAGCGCCTGCAGAACAATTTTCACATGTACTCTCCAGAAAATACAAGTATCAAAAGGATGACAAGAAGTCCAAAtagaaatttttcagaattcacTGAGGGCTGTCAGCCTTGGCTGAGTTCTaactcttctgtttcttcatcTGGTATCAGAACTGATGAGTCAGTCTTTCCCAATTCAAAGGACCAACCAAAACATACAGGACTGAACAGGAATTCAGTAGTTGTTACCCAAAGGAGTACTAAGGCAGACTTTACACACCTGGAAAAGGCTGAAGGTGTGAAACAGCCAGATGAAGACACGCTGTTACAGTCAGCTCCTCAACAAGCAGATACAAGCTACATCAATGCACAGAATTTTACCTCTAACAGCCCTGCTTCTGCCATGTGGCAAAGAGATGTATCTCTCTTTAACACAGTGACATCAAAGAGACAAACCCAAGCTACTGCCAGAGGAGATGCTGCAAAAATTTATACATCAAATAGTGATAAAAGAAATgttgaaatgaaggaaaatgatTGCCCACCCAGCAGTGTGTTCAGTCAGCCTCCCTGTATTTTGCCAGCTGATGGGAGCAGGAAGGAACCTTTTCTTCCAAGTCAGAAAGAATGGGAACATAATCTGCATTATGCAGCACAAAGAGAGAGTATCAAACAAGATAATTGGAGTGTAGAAGCCCTTAACAAAGCTACTTCAAAGAGACATTCCTCACTGCTGAATGTTACTTCTGCTCTATCCACTGAAAAATTAGCAAACTGTCAAGGCCTGTTGTCCTGTCCTCCTGAGTGCTCATCTAGTTTCTCACAAAACTCTCCACAAGCCCTTTCTCATAAAGACAATGCTAAATGCTTAGGAACACGAATGAGCTCTTCAGTAAATTGCACTGCTACTGAATCTCAAGCAGAAGGGGGGAAAACAGCTGAAGTGAGTAGAACAGGTGTTAGCAAAGagatttcacagaaaacactgcaaaatgcaAGCACTTTAATTACTAAGGACTGTAATGGAAAATTCACTACTAGTTCTCCACAAAATggatattcagaaaatatttatatgcatagCTTTGATGGAGACCCCAATACCTCTGAAAATAGTTTAAGTTATTTTTGCCTTGAAAAAGGAACGGAAAAAATGAGGAGTACTTCACCTTGTATCAGAAGGTTTCACAAGCAAGACAGCTCGCCAAGACATACCAGTAGCTGCAGCATTACTGGCTCTCCTGGCAGAAACAGCTTCAAGTCTTCTGACCCCCTTGTTATTTATTACACTTTGCCTAGAAAATCAGCAAGTATTGCTGGTAGTATTATGTCAGAGACACCCATCTCTTTACCTAGAGAAAGTAGAACAACATACGATTGTTTAAGGTCTGAAACTCTGCACAGAGCTGACACCTCTTATTCTAATCAAAGAGATGTGTCTTGTTTAGATCcaaaatgttcctttttaaCATCAGCATCATTAAATGCTGCCACAAGTGACAAAGATTACTGCAGTCCTTTAACCAAACATATTAATGATTCAGTAAGTAGTAGTACATCTGTTGATTTGACAGACAGATGTAAACATCTAAGTAGAAGAGAATCCTCGGTGTTTCCAGATTATAAGGAGGGGGGAAATtttttgcagaaatacaaaaccaCAAGCACATTTACAGTTTGTGTTGATGAAGATCATGTCAAGTATCATGAACTAGTTTCAATTTATTACACACTACCACGGAGAcattcaaaaacattttgtagCCTCTTTAGAGATAATTCAGAGGATGCAGATTTACCTTGTCCCAAAGAAAATGCTCAGTCACCAAGaatacaaaacaagaaaaatgaaggtcATGTGagtttagaaaatgtttttttccctactaCTTCAGAAAAAGAGGTGCCTTCATATTCTTCTGACCAAGTATCTTCAGTTCTGGTCACACCTCAGAATTTAAGAACTGCTGCTGATAGTGAAGAAGGGAATTCTCACTTATCCCCTAGCTCTGAGAAGTCGGTGAGTGTGGTACCTAACACGAAAGGTAATTCAGCACATCTTTCATTAGCAGAAAATGTACTTTCTGATGTGGCgacaaaagaaatttcttttggTGGCCCACAATCTATGGCAGTAGTGGCTAAGTCAGGTAAGGCCATTTCTGATGCTTCAAGCAGccaaaaggcagaaatacatataaaagaaaagaaggaaattttacAAAGAACCACACCACTAATGTCCACTTTATCAACCCCTCCCAAGTCAGGCAGACATTTAGAGAATCCTTTATATTCTAattcaacaaataaaaatacagtacagAAGGGAAGCTCTGAAAATTGCTCTCAGCCCCCAAAAGTgaacaagaaaaatctgaacAGTTTATTCCTCCGCTCCAGAGAGAAGAGTTCCCTTGGAAGGAGTGGTAACGCAGAGCATGCTGATGTGCCACTTACTCCCGTGGAAGATGTGTACAGGGATAGTGCCCAAGTTAAACAGAGAGCAGGTGTCCTACACCGAACTGCTCCTCTGTGTAATAATAAATTTAGTGGACTGCAATTAAGGGCTGAcagttcaagaaaaaaagagaatggtTTAAACTTTAGTAGCAAAGTGCTTCCAGAGTCTCCAAGCAAAGCATCTCAGGTAAGCACAGTATCCAGTGTCAATCCATTACTTCAGCTAGACAAAGTGGCTAGCACAAATACAGACGAAGTAAagaattcaaaaattaaaaaagagcaaaactcACCGAGTTCTCATATGGGTAAAGTTTACAGTGGTTTTCAGGAATCAGAGAGGCATAGTGAGGGCAACCTGAACATTAAAGATAAAGTCCCCAGGGTTACACAAGATCAGAACATAACACAGAGtccagaagaggaaaacaagctTCTCTCTGACTGCACAAGAGACAAAGTCAAAGATatagagaaaaggaaaaacagaccttcaattaaaaataaattggcaGCTGTTTACAAAACAAGTCGtaaattttcaagtaaaaatttACCCCCCAAACCACACATAAGTaacattttttcacagaatgatGGAAGTGCTACTTCTTTAGAGGTCAACATGTCCCTTGACTCGTTGATTTCAATGGATTCCCACCAGCCATTCCTGCAGTTGGACAATGAAAATCAGAATCACAGTCTGAACTCTGACAAGAATACTCCAAGACCAAGAACAGCTGATAATAAGAAGCCTGGAAATCAGAATGATCCTTCTTTGCTTGTTAACACCAAAAGGAGGCCTTTTACAAGTTCATACAACCAGAGGGAAGCCATCAGTCCTCAAAAAACTGCAGTGAAAGTGGAAGATAGGCCAAGACTTACAACCTTGTTTCCAGATAAAGCAGTGACCGCAAGAAATAAGAATTCCCAAACACTTGATCTCGGGTTAGAAAGCAAAAGCCAGCCCATCTCTCCCAGTGCTACTACCTCATACCCACTGgatgaagagaaaggaagagctAGCAGTCATGTCTGCGCTCCTCCCTCGCCACTTTTGACTGACAAAAACTCCAACACCTATATAaacagctgcctgcaggcagaCACATGTCCAGAGCAAAACTTGACTTCCCAGAGAGTGCTTGGTCAGCGTCAAAATACCTCTCAGCCTACTGGCTTAGAAAACGCTAACCTCAATAGCTATCAGTTACGCAAGAGCCATGTGAGAAGCCAGCGTGAACGTCACCTCTCTGAGGGCGTTTGTGCCCGAGATTCCCTTGAGACCTCTGCCTCAGGAACCAATATTCTACCCAAAGATGGCATACATGGGAAGAGATTTAAATCTtactcagagctgctgtcttGTGATGAGAATGAAAACTGGGCATCAGACGATGAAAAATGTTACAGCACTAGAAATTTAATGTATCCGTCTGTGGAATTTGGTATATTTGGCAAAGAGCAACAACTGGCTTTCCTGGAAAATATCAAGAGGTCACTCACAGAAGGGCGATTATGGAGACCATGTCTTCTTAATAACCCTGGTGCTTTCAGAGATACAGAGGGCTCTTCTATAAACAGGGCTGAGCTTCTGAGCTCAAGTTCTGCTGGGAGCAAAATGTCATCAGCTGCTTCATCCCCCCGAGAGCTGACTGATACCTACGTGGAAGACCCAGCCGCTTACTCGGACTCAGACAGTGATACCACTACTGATGATGAATATTACCTAGATGAGATAGACAAAGAATCAGAGCTATGA
- the EXPH5 gene encoding exophilin-5 isoform X4, with protein sequence MATAEMCNSSMSAETSAHSFDTNQNETMEKSTLEWNEQLEKEIFSVLSDLDDQLAQEQTQDPLERTVSTSSASNVQSSSAFPISKRQTASRGQQRNDWRDMPSTFFPDGLRTLRAKDEHKIFIRPRKLHSAYINWHQTAFQEDCSYGDAVDGNPRLHRRRLSAVSFGRSSEGSLYPPSVTQNSGFRHKGCMNRDAAGRSYSVCSLRRCPSSISSDQLSASSLQHPLARESKNGFVPRLGRQNPKRIPLSSIVWNNTPDSSEQTPETMFRTQSLMEFHATDHGRYPSSLQETKKYPSYHSKHHYRRSISSSNCFSRVSCPDKAPSPLPFDNWENYPLYKSENNLSRSYYRDTSSHGKLYANQKNSYGRKDRYPSWADIPQCYSDEVFISPDASFEVFMANLNDHQWTHTKNAKFGSQRLQNNFHMYSPENTSIKRMTRSPNRNFSEFTEGCQPWLSSNSSVSSSGIRTDESVFPNSKDQPKHTGLNRNSVVVTQRSTKADFTHLEKAEGVKQPDEDTLLQSAPQQADTSYINAQNFTSNSPASAMWQRDVSLFNTVTSKRQTQATARGDAAKIYTSNSDKRNVEMKENDCPPSSVFSQPPCILPADGSRKEPFLPSQKEWEHNLHYAAQRESIKQDNWSVEALNKATSKRHSSLLNVTSALSTEKLANCQGLLSCPPECSSSFSQNSPQALSHKDNAKCLGTRMSSSVNCTATESQAEGGKTAEVSRTGVSKEISQKTLQNASTLITKDCNGKFTTSSPQNGYSENIYMHSFDGDPNTSENSLSYFCLEKGTEKMRSTSPCIRRFHKQDSSPRHTSSCSITGSPGRNSFKSSDPLVIYYTLPRKSASIAGSIMSETPISLPRESRTTYDCLRSETLHRADTSYSNQRDVSCLDPKCSFLTSASLNAATSDKDYCSPLTKHINDSVSSSTSVDLTDRCKHLSRRESSVFPDYKEGGNFLQKYKTTSTFTVCVDEDHVKYHELVSIYYTLPRRHSKTFCSLFRDNSEDADLPCPKENAQSPRIQNKKNEGHVSLENVFFPTTSEKEVPSYSSDQVSSVLVTPQNLRTAADSEEGNSHLSPSSEKSVSVVPNTKGNSAHLSLAENVLSDVATKEISFGGPQSMAVVAKSGKAISDASSSQKAEIHIKEKKEILQRTTPLMSTLSTPPKSGRHLENPLYSNSTNKNTVQKGSSENCSQPPKVNKKNLNSLFLRSREKSSLGRSGNAEHADVPLTPVEDVYRDSAQVKQRAGVLHRTAPLCNNKFSGLQLRADSSRKKENGLNFSSKVLPESPSKASQVSTVSSVNPLLQLDKVASTNTDEVKNSKIKKEQNSPSSHMGKVYSGFQESERHSEGNLNIKDKVPRVTQDQNITQSPEEENKLLSDCTRDKVKDIEKRKNRPSIKNKLAAVYKTSRKFSSKNLPPKPHISNIFSQNDGSATSLEVNMSLDSLISMDSHQPFLQLDNENQNHSLNSDKNTPRPRTADNKKPGNQNDPSLLVNTKRRPFTSSYNQREAISPQKTAVKVEDRPRLTTLFPDKAVTARNKNSQTLDLGLESKSQPISPSATTSYPLDEEKGRASSHVCAPPSPLLTDKNSNTYINSCLQADTCPEQNLTSQRVLGQRQNTSQPTGLENANLNSYQLRKSHVRSQRERHLSEGVCARDSLETSASGTNILPKDGIHGKRFKSYSELLSCDENENWASDDEKCYSTRNLMYPSVEFGIFGKEQQLAFLENIKRSLTEGRLWRPCLLNNPGAFRDTEGSSINRAELLSSSSAGSKMSSAASSPRELTDTYVEDPAAYSDSDSDTTTDDEYYLDEIDKESEL encoded by the coding sequence TTCTAAGTGATCTGGATGATCAGCTGGCCCAGGAACAAACCCAAGACCCTTTGGAAAGAACAGTTTCTACTAGCAGTGCATCAAATGTCCAAAGTAGCAGTGCATTCCCTATTTCAAAGAGGCAGACTGCTAGTAGAGGGCAGCAGAGAAATGACTGGAGGGACATGCCTAGCACATTTTTCCCAGATGGACTGAGAACACTAAGGGCCAAAGATGAACACAAGATATTCATCAGACCAAGGAAGTTACACAGTGCATATATAAACTGGCACCAAACAGCCTTTCAAGAAGACTGCAGTTATGGAGATGCAGTCGATGGAAATCCTCGTCTGCACCGCAGGAGGCTGTCTGCGGTTTCTTTCGGACGCTCTTCAGAAGGGAGCTTATATCCCCCTTCTGTAACACAGAACAGTGGATTTAGGCACAAGGGCTGTATGAACAGGGATGCAGCTGGCAGAAGTTATTCAGTGTGTTCCCTTCGGAGATGTCCATCATCAATATCTTCTGATCAGCTATCAGCATCTAGTTTACAACATCCATTGGCAAGGGAGAGCAAGAATGGTTTTGTACCCAGGCTTGGTCGACAGAACCCAAAGAGAATTCCTCTGTCTTCCATTGTTTGGAACAACACACCAGACTCTTCAGAACAAACTCCAGAAACAATGTTTAGAACTCAATCACTGATGGAGTTTCATGCTACAGACCATGGTAGATatcccagctctctgcaagAAACTAAGAAATACCCAAGTTACCACTCAAAACACCACTACAGAAGATCTATTTCAAGCAGTAATTGCTTTAGTAGAGTTAGTTGCCCTGACAAAGCTCCTTCTCCGTTGCCCTTTGATAACTGGGAAAACTATCCTTTatacaaatcagaaaataatctCTCTAGATCCTACTATAGAGATACCTCTTCTCATGGCAAGTTGTatgcaaaccaaaaaaattcttATGGAAGAAAAGACAGATATCCTTCTTGGGCTGATATTCCTCAGTGTTACAGTGATGAAGTGTTTATTTCCCCCGATGCCAGCTTTGAAGTGTTTATGGCTAATTTAAATGACCACCAGTGGACACATACAAAGAATGCCAAGTTTGGTTCACAGCGCCTGCAGAACAATTTTCACATGTACTCTCCAGAAAATACAAGTATCAAAAGGATGACAAGAAGTCCAAAtagaaatttttcagaattcacTGAGGGCTGTCAGCCTTGGCTGAGTTCTaactcttctgtttcttcatcTGGTATCAGAACTGATGAGTCAGTCTTTCCCAATTCAAAGGACCAACCAAAACATACAGGACTGAACAGGAATTCAGTAGTTGTTACCCAAAGGAGTACTAAGGCAGACTTTACACACCTGGAAAAGGCTGAAGGTGTGAAACAGCCAGATGAAGACACGCTGTTACAGTCAGCTCCTCAACAAGCAGATACAAGCTACATCAATGCACAGAATTTTACCTCTAACAGCCCTGCTTCTGCCATGTGGCAAAGAGATGTATCTCTCTTTAACACAGTGACATCAAAGAGACAAACCCAAGCTACTGCCAGAGGAGATGCTGCAAAAATTTATACATCAAATAGTGATAAAAGAAATgttgaaatgaaggaaaatgatTGCCCACCCAGCAGTGTGTTCAGTCAGCCTCCCTGTATTTTGCCAGCTGATGGGAGCAGGAAGGAACCTTTTCTTCCAAGTCAGAAAGAATGGGAACATAATCTGCATTATGCAGCACAAAGAGAGAGTATCAAACAAGATAATTGGAGTGTAGAAGCCCTTAACAAAGCTACTTCAAAGAGACATTCCTCACTGCTGAATGTTACTTCTGCTCTATCCACTGAAAAATTAGCAAACTGTCAAGGCCTGTTGTCCTGTCCTCCTGAGTGCTCATCTAGTTTCTCACAAAACTCTCCACAAGCCCTTTCTCATAAAGACAATGCTAAATGCTTAGGAACACGAATGAGCTCTTCAGTAAATTGCACTGCTACTGAATCTCAAGCAGAAGGGGGGAAAACAGCTGAAGTGAGTAGAACAGGTGTTAGCAAAGagatttcacagaaaacactgcaaaatgcaAGCACTTTAATTACTAAGGACTGTAATGGAAAATTCACTACTAGTTCTCCACAAAATggatattcagaaaatatttatatgcatagCTTTGATGGAGACCCCAATACCTCTGAAAATAGTTTAAGTTATTTTTGCCTTGAAAAAGGAACGGAAAAAATGAGGAGTACTTCACCTTGTATCAGAAGGTTTCACAAGCAAGACAGCTCGCCAAGACATACCAGTAGCTGCAGCATTACTGGCTCTCCTGGCAGAAACAGCTTCAAGTCTTCTGACCCCCTTGTTATTTATTACACTTTGCCTAGAAAATCAGCAAGTATTGCTGGTAGTATTATGTCAGAGACACCCATCTCTTTACCTAGAGAAAGTAGAACAACATACGATTGTTTAAGGTCTGAAACTCTGCACAGAGCTGACACCTCTTATTCTAATCAAAGAGATGTGTCTTGTTTAGATCcaaaatgttcctttttaaCATCAGCATCATTAAATGCTGCCACAAGTGACAAAGATTACTGCAGTCCTTTAACCAAACATATTAATGATTCAGTAAGTAGTAGTACATCTGTTGATTTGACAGACAGATGTAAACATCTAAGTAGAAGAGAATCCTCGGTGTTTCCAGATTATAAGGAGGGGGGAAATtttttgcagaaatacaaaaccaCAAGCACATTTACAGTTTGTGTTGATGAAGATCATGTCAAGTATCATGAACTAGTTTCAATTTATTACACACTACCACGGAGAcattcaaaaacattttgtagCCTCTTTAGAGATAATTCAGAGGATGCAGATTTACCTTGTCCCAAAGAAAATGCTCAGTCACCAAGaatacaaaacaagaaaaatgaaggtcATGTGagtttagaaaatgtttttttccctactaCTTCAGAAAAAGAGGTGCCTTCATATTCTTCTGACCAAGTATCTTCAGTTCTGGTCACACCTCAGAATTTAAGAACTGCTGCTGATAGTGAAGAAGGGAATTCTCACTTATCCCCTAGCTCTGAGAAGTCGGTGAGTGTGGTACCTAACACGAAAGGTAATTCAGCACATCTTTCATTAGCAGAAAATGTACTTTCTGATGTGGCgacaaaagaaatttcttttggTGGCCCACAATCTATGGCAGTAGTGGCTAAGTCAGGTAAGGCCATTTCTGATGCTTCAAGCAGccaaaaggcagaaatacatataaaagaaaagaaggaaattttacAAAGAACCACACCACTAATGTCCACTTTATCAACCCCTCCCAAGTCAGGCAGACATTTAGAGAATCCTTTATATTCTAattcaacaaataaaaatacagtacagAAGGGAAGCTCTGAAAATTGCTCTCAGCCCCCAAAAGTgaacaagaaaaatctgaacAGTTTATTCCTCCGCTCCAGAGAGAAGAGTTCCCTTGGAAGGAGTGGTAACGCAGAGCATGCTGATGTGCCACTTACTCCCGTGGAAGATGTGTACAGGGATAGTGCCCAAGTTAAACAGAGAGCAGGTGTCCTACACCGAACTGCTCCTCTGTGTAATAATAAATTTAGTGGACTGCAATTAAGGGCTGAcagttcaagaaaaaaagagaatggtTTAAACTTTAGTAGCAAAGTGCTTCCAGAGTCTCCAAGCAAAGCATCTCAGGTAAGCACAGTATCCAGTGTCAATCCATTACTTCAGCTAGACAAAGTGGCTAGCACAAATACAGACGAAGTAAagaattcaaaaattaaaaaagagcaaaactcACCGAGTTCTCATATGGGTAAAGTTTACAGTGGTTTTCAGGAATCAGAGAGGCATAGTGAGGGCAACCTGAACATTAAAGATAAAGTCCCCAGGGTTACACAAGATCAGAACATAACACAGAGtccagaagaggaaaacaagctTCTCTCTGACTGCACAAGAGACAAAGTCAAAGATatagagaaaaggaaaaacagaccttcaattaaaaataaattggcaGCTGTTTACAAAACAAGTCGtaaattttcaagtaaaaatttACCCCCCAAACCACACATAAGTaacattttttcacagaatgatGGAAGTGCTACTTCTTTAGAGGTCAACATGTCCCTTGACTCGTTGATTTCAATGGATTCCCACCAGCCATTCCTGCAGTTGGACAATGAAAATCAGAATCACAGTCTGAACTCTGACAAGAATACTCCAAGACCAAGAACAGCTGATAATAAGAAGCCTGGAAATCAGAATGATCCTTCTTTGCTTGTTAACACCAAAAGGAGGCCTTTTACAAGTTCATACAACCAGAGGGAAGCCATCAGTCCTCAAAAAACTGCAGTGAAAGTGGAAGATAGGCCAAGACTTACAACCTTGTTTCCAGATAAAGCAGTGACCGCAAGAAATAAGAATTCCCAAACACTTGATCTCGGGTTAGAAAGCAAAAGCCAGCCCATCTCTCCCAGTGCTACTACCTCATACCCACTGgatgaagagaaaggaagagctAGCAGTCATGTCTGCGCTCCTCCCTCGCCACTTTTGACTGACAAAAACTCCAACACCTATATAaacagctgcctgcaggcagaCACATGTCCAGAGCAAAACTTGACTTCCCAGAGAGTGCTTGGTCAGCGTCAAAATACCTCTCAGCCTACTGGCTTAGAAAACGCTAACCTCAATAGCTATCAGTTACGCAAGAGCCATGTGAGAAGCCAGCGTGAACGTCACCTCTCTGAGGGCGTTTGTGCCCGAGATTCCCTTGAGACCTCTGCCTCAGGAACCAATATTCTACCCAAAGATGGCATACATGGGAAGAGATTTAAATCTtactcagagctgctgtcttGTGATGAGAATGAAAACTGGGCATCAGACGATGAAAAATGTTACAGCACTAGAAATTTAATGTATCCGTCTGTGGAATTTGGTATATTTGGCAAAGAGCAACAACTGGCTTTCCTGGAAAATATCAAGAGGTCACTCACAGAAGGGCGATTATGGAGACCATGTCTTCTTAATAACCCTGGTGCTTTCAGAGATACAGAGGGCTCTTCTATAAACAGGGCTGAGCTTCTGAGCTCAAGTTCTGCTGGGAGCAAAATGTCATCAGCTGCTTCATCCCCCCGAGAGCTGACTGATACCTACGTGGAAGACCCAGCCGCTTACTCGGACTCAGACAGTGATACCACTACTGATGATGAATATTACCTAGATGAGATAGACAAAGAATCAGAGCTATGA